Within Thermus sp. CCB_US3_UF1, the genomic segment GGCCTACGAGATGCGCCTGCCCACGGGGGAGGTCTGGAGCCTCCCCATCCTCCTGCAGAGCCGGGAAAAACCCAGGGTAGGCCCGGGGGACACCCTAGGCCTGGTCCACGGGAAGGAGGTGGTGGCCCTTGTCCACGTGGCCGAGGCCTACGCCCTGGACCTGGAGGCCCTGGCGCGGGAGGTGTTCGGCACAGAGAGCCCGGCCCACCCGGGGGTGGCCCGGTTTTATGCCAAGGGGCCCTACGCCCTAGGGGGGCAGGTGGAGGTGCTCAGGCCCCGGGAAAGGGGCCCCCTGGAAAAGACCCCGGAGGAGGTGCGGGCCTTCTTCCGGGAACGGGGCTGGGGGAAGGTGGTGGCCTTCCAGACCCGCAACGCCCCCCACCGGGCCCACGAGTACCTGATCCGCCTGGGTCTGGAGCTGGCCGACGGGGTCCTGGTCCACCCCATCCTGGGGGCCAAAAAGGCGGACGATTTCCCCACGGGAGTGATCCTCGAGGCCTACCAGGCCCTCTTGGAGGGCTTCCTTCCCCAGGAGCGGGTGGCCCTTTTCGGCCTGGCCACCCCCATGCGCTACGCCGGGCCCAAGGAGGCGGTCTTTCACGCCCTGGTGCGCAAGAACTTCGGGGCCACCCACTTCCTGGTAGGCCGGGACCACGCCGGGGTAGGGGACTTCTACGACCCCTACGCCGCCCACCGCATCTTTGACCGGCTCCCCCCCTTGGGCATAGAGATCCTGCGGGTGGGGGCCGTCTTCCACTGCCCCCTCTGCGGCGGCATCGCCTCGGAAAGGACCTGCCCCGAGGGGCACCGGGAGAAGCGGCTTTCCATCAGCATGACCCGGGTCCGCGCCCTCCTCCGGGCAGGCCAGGCCCCGCCCCCTGAGCTGGTGCGGCCCGAGCTTATTCCCATCCTGCAAAGAGGCCTTTAGGCCCGGGGCGGTGCCCCCATCTAGAGGCTCAGGTAGGCCTCCCGCACCCTTGGGTCCTGCAGGAGATTGGTGGCGCTCCCCTTCAGGACGATGCGCCCGTGCTCCATCACGTAAGCCCTACCCGCCACCTCCAGGCTCAGGGCCACGTTCTGCTCCACCAGGAGGACCCCCACCCCCTCCTCGGCCACCCGGCGCAGGGCCAAAAGCACCTCCTCGGCCAGCCGGGGCGAAAGGCCCAAGGAGGGTTCATCCACCAGAAGGATGCGGGGGAAGCCCATGAGGGCCCGGGCGATGGCCAGCATCTGCTGCTCCCCCCCGGAAAGGGTGCCGGCCAGCTGCCGCCTACGCTCGGCGAGGCGGGGAAAGAGGGCGTAGGCCCGGGCAAAGCCCTCCCCCTCCCGCCCTGGGGCCAGGAAGGCCGCCCCCAGGCGCAGGTTTTCCTCCACGCTCATGAGGGGGAAAAGCTGCCGCCCCTCGGGGACGTGGCCCAAGCCCAGCCGGGCCCGCCGGGCCGGGGAAAGGCCCTGGAGGTCCCTGCCATCCAGCTCCACCCTGCCCTTCCAGGGCTTAAGGAGCCCGGAGATGGTCCGGAGCAGGGTGGTCTTGCCCGCCCCATTGGCCCCCAGGAGGGCCACCAGCTCCCCCTCCTCCACCTCGAGGTCCACCCCGAAGAGGACCTGGGCCTTGGCGTAGCCCGACTCCAACCCTTCCACCCGCAGCCTCATGCCCGCCTCCCCAGGTAGGCCTCCCGCACCCGCTCCGCCTGGGCCACCGCCTCGTAAGGCCCCTCGGCGATCACCTCGCCGTAGTCCAGGACCACCACGCGGTCGGCCAGGGCCTTGACCACCGGCATCAGGTGCTCGATGAAGAGGATGGCCACCCCGCTTTCGCGGATGCGCCGCACCAGGGCGATGGCCTCCTCCGCCTCCTTGGGCCGCAGACCGGCCATGACCTCGTCCAGGAGGAGCACCTTGGGCCGGGTGGCCAGGGCCCGGGCCAGCTCCAGGCGCTTGTCCTCCAAAAGGGTCAGCTCCCCTGCCAGGGCCTCGGCCCGGGGGGCCAGGCCGGTCAGCTCCAGCACCCTTTCCACCCAGGCCTCCCCTTCCCGCCTCGAGGCGCCCGGCTTGCCAAAAAGGGCCCCCACCAGGAGGTTCTCCCGCACCGTGAGCTCCGGCAGGGGCTGGACGATCTGGAAGGCCCGGCCCAGGCCGCGGTGGGTGCGGGCCTCCGGGGGCAGGTGGGTGACCTCCTCCCCCTGGAGGAAAACCCCTCCCCCATCGGGCCTGAGGAGGCCAGAGATCACGTTCAAAAGGGTGCTCTTTCCCGCCCCGTTGGGGCCGATGACCGCCAGGATCTCCCCCTCCTCGAGGTGCAGGTGCACCGCCTTCAAGGCCCAAAGGCCCAGGAAGCGCTTGCTAACCCCCTTGACCTCCAGCAGCCTAGCCACGCCGCCCTCCCCAAAGGCCCAAGAGCCCACGGGGCAGGAAGAGGATGACCAGGACCAGGATGGCCCCGTAGACCACCAGGTACCCCTCCTTGATCCACAGGCGCAGGGCCTGCTCCAGCCCCACCAGGACCACCCCGCCCAGCAGGGGCCCTAAGGTGCTGTAAAGCCCCCCGAAGATGGGGATGACCAAGGCCTCCACCGCCCGGCCCAGGCTGAAGGCGTCGTAGGGGGAAAGGAAAAGGGCCTTCATGCCGTACACCCCCCCGGCCAGCCCCGCCACCAGGCTCCCCAGGAGGAGGGAAAGGAGCTTCACCCGCACCACCCGCACCCCCAGGACCCGGGCCACGGCCTCCGACTGGCGGGTGGCGGCCTGGGCCAGGCGGAAGGGGCTCCCCTCGGCCCAAAGGCTGAGGGCCACCGCCAGGAGGAAGGCCCCAAAGCCCAGGTAATAGGCGGCCAGGGGCCAAGCACCCCCAAAGGGCGGGGGCACGGGCAGGCCGATGGGCCCCCCGGTGAAGGCCAGGCGCAGGGTGAGGGTGCGCAGGACCTCGCTGAAGGCCAGGCTGGCGATGGCGAAGTAGAGGCCGTGGAGCCTTAAGGTAACGGCCCCCAGCACAAGGGCCCCGGCCCCGGCCAGCAAGGCCCCCAGGAGGAGGGCGGGGAGGGTCCCCAGCCCGGGGGCCAAAAGCCCGGCCCCATAGGCCCCAAGGCCGAAAAAGGCCCCGTGGGCCAAGGAAAGCTGCCCGGTGCGGGCCACCAGGTCCCAGGAGAGGGCCAAGGCGGTGAAGATGAGGACGAAGAAGCCCACGTCCAGGAGGAAGGCCCGCCACACCCCCAGGGGCAGGAAGGGCAGAAGGCCAAAGGCCAGGAGGAACCCTCCCACCGCCCAGCGCCGCGCCGATCCCCTCATACCCCCCTCCAGGCCCGGCCCACCAGGGCCAGGAAGAGCACCAGGAAAAAGACCGCCTCCACCCACCCTCCCCCGCCCGGGACATAGGTGCTCACCAGGGCCTCCGCCACGGCCAAGACCATGGCCGCCGGCACCACCCCCTTGAGGTTGCCTAGGCCCGCCAGGGCCACGATGGCGAAGGACTTCAGGGTGAAGAGGAAGCCCACGGAGGGGCTGGCGTAGAGCATCACCGAGAGCATCACCCCCGCCACCCCCGCCAAGGCGGCGGAAAGGCCAAAGGCCAGAAGGTAGACCCCATCGGCCTCAATCCCCAAAAGCCCCGGGGCCAGGCGGTTTTGCGCCACCGCCCGCACCGCCAGGCCCAGGCGGCTCCGGGTGAGGAAGAGCTGCAAGACCAGGAGCAAGGCCCCCGAGAGCAGGAAGGCCCCCAGGGGTACCGCCCCCAGGAAGAAGGGCCCCAGGGTCAGGGTGGTGGCCTGGTAGGGCGGGGCCACCACCCGGGTATCCGCGCCGAAGAGGAGGAGGGCCAGGTTCTGCAACAGGACGGAAAGGCCAAAGGTGAGGAGCATCTGGTTGAGCTCTGGGGCCCTGAGGACGGGGCGGATCAGGCCCCGATAGACCAGGGCCCCCACCAGGAAGGCGGCCAGGAAGGCCAGGCCCAGGGAGAGAAGGGGGTCCATCCCCTGGAAGGCGAAGAGCAGGTAGGAGAGGAAGGCCCCCAGCATGAGGAACTCCCCGTGGGCGAAGTTGACGATGCCCACCACCCCCAAGGAAAGGGCCAGGCCGGTGGCCACCAGGGCGTAGACCCCCGCCATGAGGAGGCCGTTGAGAAGGGTCTGGAAGAGGAGCTCCATGGTCTAGGGGGCCTCGGCCTCAGCGCAGGTAGTACTCCCCAGGGTAGCGAAGGGGCCGGGCGGCCTTTTCCTTGGGGAAGACCGGGCGGCGGGAGCCCTCGAGGTACTGGAACTGGAACCAGATCTCCGGTCCAAACCCCTGGTACTTGGTCCGGCCGGTGTCCGAGGGCTTAAAGGCCAGGGGGCCAAAGGGGGTATTCATGCGCAAGCCCGCCAGGGCCTGGGCGATCTGGTTCTTGTCCGTGCTCCCGGCTCGTTCCACCGCCAGGGCCAGGCTCTTGACGATGGTGTACCCCATGGGGGCCATGTACTCCTCCGTGACCTCCCCGTACTTCTTGCGGTAGGCCTCCACAAAGCGCCGGGACTCGGCGTTGGGCACGGTGGGCAGCCAGGCGGTCATGCCGGCCACGTCGTTGGAAAGGGGGTTTTTCTCAAAGCCGATGGGCCAGGAGGGCGGGGCCCCGTAGATGAGCTTAGGCCTGAGGCCCACCTGCCGGGCCTGGGTGGCGATGGGCAGGGCGTCCACGTCGTAGCCGATCCAGTAGAGGATATCGGGGGCGAAGGCGCGGAAGCGGGTGAGGATGGGGGTGAACTGCCCGCTGCCCGCCTTGTAGGGTTCCGCCTGGACCTGGTAGCCGAGCCGCTCCAGCTGCTGCTTGTACACCGCGATCCCTGCCGAGCCAAAGGGGCCGTCCTCGTAGAGGATGGCCACCTTCTTGGCCCCATGGTCCTTGGCCAGGGACTGGAAGAACTGCAAGGCGGCGGTCACGTTGTGGTAGTCCCAGGGGTGGTAGTGGAAGAAGAGGGGGTAGCCCTCAAAGGCCTGCTCCACCACGGAGCTGGCAGCCCCGATGCACAGGAAAAGGGGCCCGTACTGCTTCACCGGCCCGGAAAGGGCAAAGGTGACCCCGCTGGCCAGACCCCCGATCACCACGTCCACCTTGTCCACGGTCATCAGCTTGGTGAAGGCGGGGACCGCCTTGGCCGCGTCCGTGCCGTCGTCGGCCACCACCAGCTCCAGCCTCACCTTGCCCTGGGCGTTCACCTCGTCGGCGGCCAGCTGGATGCCGTTGAGGGCCGCCTTGCCCGACACCGCCGAGACCCCGGAGAGGGGGAGGATCACCCCCACCTTCAGGGAGGTTTGCGCCAGGGCCAGCCCCATGGCGAGGACCAAGAACCCGATTGCCTTTCGCATCTTCCGCCTCCTTTATTCCCTAGGGCCTTCCGCCCTCAGGTTCCTCTTCCGCCTCGTACAGCACCACCGCCTCCCCCTCGAGGACCCTCTCCCCCCGCTGGTTCTCGCAGAAGGTGTCCAAGGTGAGGACCACCCCTCCCTTTTCCCGCTCCCGCACCGCCTTGACCACCGCGGTGGCGGTGACGGTGTCCCCCAGGCGGGTGGGCTTGAGGAAGCGCAGGGTCTGGGAAAGGTAGATGGCCCCCCGGCCCGGGAGCTTGGTGCCGATGACCGTGGAGATCAGGCCCGCCACCAGGATCCCTTGGGCGATGCGGCCGCCAAAGCGGCTCCTTTGGGCGTAGACCTCGTCCACGTGCAGGGGGTTGGTGTCCCCCACCGCCCCCACGAAGAGGGCCACATGGGCCTCGGAGAGGGTCTGGGTATAGCTGGCCTTATCCCCCACCTGGAACCTCATGCCGCCACCTCCTTGAGGAACTCCCCCAGGATCTCCCGGAAAAGGCCAGGATTTTCCAGGTTCACCGAGTGGCCCACCCCTTCCAGCACCCGAAGCCTCCCCCGGGGAAAGAAGGCCGCCGTGGCCTCGGCCATGCCCCGGGTGACCAGGGGGTCCAGGGCGCCGTAGACCACCAGGACCGGTCCCGGATAGGGCCTCCCCAGGCGCCAGGCCGCCAGGGCCCGGGCGTTGCCCTGGAAGTGGGCGGGGTGCATCCCCTGGGCCTTGGCCACCAGCTCGGGGAACCAGGGGGGCCTCCGGGTGGGGGCCATGGCCGCCAGGGCCTGGGAAAGGGCCTCGCGGTTCTCCCGGTAGCTCTCCAGGATGGGGTAGTAGGCCTCCGGGGTCTCTAGGCCCGAGGGCGGGGCCGGGTTGACCAGGAGGAGGCCCCGGGTCCCTTCCGTGGCCGCCTCCATGACCACCGCCCCGCCCAGGGAATGGCCCACCAGGATGGCCCCTTCCGCCCCTTTTTCCCGCAGGAAGGCCCGCAGGGCCTCGGCATAGGCGGGGATGGAGGGGGAAAAGCCTTCAGGGGCCGGGCTCTCCCCAAAGCCGGGAAGGTCGGGGGCCAGGAGCCAGGCTCCTTCCGGGGGGTCTTCCAGAAGCTCCCGCCACCACTCCTTGCAGGCGAAGTTGCCGTGCACCAGGACCACCGGGACACCCTTTCCGCTTTCCAGATGGCTAAGCATACACCTCCTCCAGAAACTGCCGTACCGCCTGGGCGAAGGCCAGGGGCGCCTCGAGGGGGGCGGCGTGCCCCGCGGGCAGGGCCTCCAACCGCGCCCCCAGGGCCTGGGCCAGGGCCGCCGCGTACTCCCCGGGAAAAAGCAGGTCCTCCTCCCCGTAGAGCACCCGGGCGGGAAGGGCGAGGGAGGCCAGCCGTGGCCGCAGGTCCCCCAAGGAGAGAAAGCCCAGAAGGAGCCTTTCCTGGGCGGCCTCCGTGGGGGCCTGGGCCAGGAGGGGGGCTAGGCCCTCGGGGGTGAGGAGCTCGGGGTGGGCGTTGAGGAACCCCTTGCCGAAGACCCAGGGCAGGGCCACGCGGAGGCGCAAGGGGGTACCCCCCGCCCGCAGGGCCCAAAGCCAGCTTTCCGCCTTGGCCCGCAGGGCCGCATCCAGGTAGGGGGTGGTGCAGCATAGGACCAGGCCGCGGAAGCGGCCCGGGGCCTGGAGGGCCGCGGTGAGGGCCACCACCCCGCCGTTGGAAAGCCCCACCAGGACGGGGTTCTCCAGGCCAAGCCCCTCCAAGAGCTGGAGGAGGTCCTCGGCGTGCACCCCAGGGGTGTAGGGGCCATGGGGGGCCTCGCTCTCCCCCTGGCCCCGCATGTCGTAGCGGAGGAGGGTGTAGCCGGAAAGGTGGGGAACCACCGGGTCCCAGCTCTCCAGCCGCTGGAAGAGGCCGTTGAGGAGGACCACCCCCGGCCCCTCCCCTTCCAAGCGGTACCTAAGCCTGGCCATGCCCCTCCTCCCAAAGCCGCTTTAGGGCCTCCTTCTGCACCTTGCCGGGGCCGGTCTTGGGCAGGTCCTCCAGGATGACGAAGTGCTTGGGCACCTTGTAGGCGGCCAGCCGCTCCCGCAGGAAGGCCCGCAGGGCCTCGAGGTCCAAAGGGGCCCGCAGGGCCAAAAACGCCACCCCCACCTCCCCCCAGCGGGGGTCGGGCACCCCCACCACCGCCGCCTCCCGCACCGCCGGGTGGTCGTAGAGGACCCGTTCCACCTCCACCGGGTAGACGTTTTCCCCCCCGGAGATGAACATCTCCTTCCTGCGGCCCACGATGTAGAACCGCCCCCCCTCATCCCGGTAGGCCAGGTCCCCGGTCCTAAGCCAAAGCCGCTCCCCGTCGTAGACGAAGACCTTGGCGTTTTCTTCCGGGCGGCGGAAGTAGCCCTGCATGACCACCCCTCCCGAAAGCCAAAGCTCCCCCGCCTCCCCCAACCCGGCCTCCCCCCCCCTCTTCCCGCACCAGGCGGGCCCGGAGGTGGGGCATGGGCCGGCCCACGCTCTCGGGGTAGGCCTCGGCCTCCTCCAGCTCCAAGGTGAAGCAGTTGACGCCGCACTCCGTGAGGCCGTAGCCCTGCTTGAAGCGCACCCCCTTCCTGCGGAAGGCCTCCCGCACCGGGGCCGGGCAGGGGGCCCCCCCAGAGATGGCGAAGCGCACAAAGGAGAGGTCGGCCTCCCAGAAGCCTGGGGTTTCCAGGAGCATCTGGAACATGGTGGGCACCAGGAAGAGGAGGGTGGGCCGGTGGGCCCGGACCAGCTCCAGGTACTCCTCGGGGCGGAAGCGCTCCTGCAGGACCACGCTCCCCCCCAGGTAGAGAAGGGGGGTGGCCAGGGCGTTGAGGGCGGCGTGGAACATGGGGGTGGCCAGGATGTAGCGGTCCTCCCGGGAAAGCCCCCAGGCGAAGGCCGTCTGGATGGCGTTCAGAAGGAGCTGGCGGTAGGGCAGGAGGGCCCCCTTGGGCAGCCCAGTGGTCCCCCCGGTGAAGAGGAGGAGGGCGGGGTCCTCCAGGCCCACCCGGGTGGCCTCCGGGGCCTCCTCCCCCTCCAGGAGGGCCTCGAGGGGAAGGGCCTTGGGGTCCAGGGCCAAAGCGGCCTCCGCAAACCCTTCCCCATAGAAGAGCACCCGGGGCTCGGCGTAGGCGTGGAGGGCCTTGAGCTCGGGCAGGCTCAGGCGGTGGTTGAAGGGGGTGAGGATGTGGCCCAAAAGGGGCCCGGCGAAGAGGAGGTCCAGGTAAGCGGGGTGGTTCCAGGCGATGAGGCCCACCCGGTCCCCTTTCCCCACCCCAAGCCGCGCCAAAGCCCCAGCGGCCCGCCGCGCCCGCCCGTAGACCTCCCCGTAGGCGAGCCACCTTCCCCGGAACCAGACCGCGGGCCTTTCCGGATGGTAGCGGGCCAGCTGCCCCAGCCAGTTGGCCTCAAGCATAAAGCCCTCCTTCCAGGCGGAGGACGGCCGCCCCGTAGAAGTACCCCACCCCCGCCGCCGCCAGGGCCACCAGGCTCCCCTCCCGCAGCCGTCCCGCCTCCCAGGCCAGCTTGAGGGAGAGGATGGGGTCCAGCTGCCCCAGGTGGCCGAAACGCTCCAGGTACAGGCTCTGCTCCGGTCCCAGGCCCAGGCCCTCCAGGACCGCCCGGTGGGCGGAGCGCTTCATGTGGAGGAGGGCCAGGTAGTCCAGGTCGGCCTCGGCGTACCCCGCCTCGGCCAAGGCCTCCCGCACCACCTCCAGGAAAGTGGGGATGGAGGTGGCGTCCAGACGGGCCTTCATGAAGGCCGGATCCTCCACCCGCAGGCGGAACTCCCCTAGGGTTTCCGGCGTGAGGGGGGCGCGGGTACCCCCCACGGGCACCTTGACGGAGAGGGCCAGGCTGGGGTCCATGCGGTGGGCCAGGCCCAACACCCTAAGCCCCGGCCCCTCCCGGGTGAGGAGGATGGCCCCACCCCCCGCGGCCAGGTCGTAGAGGAAGCGGGTCTGGGGGTCCTGGTAGTCCACCAGGTCCCCGTTGCGGTACCCGCCGGCCACCAGCACCGCCCCCACCCCCTCCCGGGTGGCGAAAAGCCCCCGGGCCACCTCCAGGGCCCCCATGAGGGAGGCGCACTTCTGGTTGAGGTCCAGCCCCCTGGCCCCCATGGCCCCCACCTGAAGGGCCAGGTAGGGCGCCGTGGCCCAGACCGGGTAGTCCTTGTACTCCTCCACCATGGAAAGCACCCAGTCCACCCGCTCCCCCGGGAAGCCCGCGGCCTCCAGGGCGGCCTTGGCCGCCCAAGCCGCCATGGCCGCGGGGTGGTCCGAGGGGCCGGGCACGGGCTTTTGCACGATCCCCAGCTTCTCCACCACCACCTCCCGCGGCAGGCCGGAGCGCCGGGCGATCTCCTCCGCGTCCATGCGCCCTTCGGGCAGGTAAACCCCCAGGCTTCGCACGTACATCTGCCCTTACCCTAGCCCCCGGGCGTTACCCGGACGTTACACCCCCGTTCCCGCCCGCCCTGGGGCAGAATGGAGGCGTGCCCTACCCGGTGCCGCCCTCGAGGCTCCTCCCCCCGCGCACGGCCAAGGAGGTACGGCGTTCGCGCCCCTTGCGCCTCTTGGAAGAGGCCCTAAGCCATAGCCCTGGGGCCGTCCTGGCCGCCGGGGCCGGCTTTGGCAAGACCACCCTGGCCACCGAGGTGCCAGGGGTCTACCTCTCCCTGGCGGAGGAGGCCCAGGACCCCGCCGTCTTCCTCTGGCACCTCCTGGCCGCCTACCGCTCCCGGGCCCCGCTGGCCCAGGTGGAGGAACTCCTGGAGGCCGGGGCCTGGCCCAGGGCCCTGGAGGCCCTCCTCCAAGGGCTCAAGCCCCTCGGTCCCCACTTCCTGGTCCTGGACGAGGCCCACCGGGCGGAAAGCCCGGGAACCCTCAAGGTCCTCACCGGCCTCCTCCGCCTCCCCCACCTCCGCCTCCTCGTTCTCTCCCGCCGCACCACCCCCTTCGCCTTCCTCACGGTCCTGGGGGAACGGGAGCTGGCCTTCGACCCCGAGGAGGCCTGCCAGCTGGCCAAGGCCCTGGCCCCCGAGCTGCCCGCCTTTGAGGTGGAGCGGGCCCTTTCCCTGGTGAAGGGCTGGCCCTTGGGCCTGCGGGTGGTCCTCCTGGCCATGCGCCGGGGGCTCAAGCCCGAGCTGGCCCTGGAAAGCGGCGAGGGCCTCCTGGCCTACCTGGCCCACAGCCTGCCCCTAGAGGTGCTGGAGGTGGCCTCGAGGCTGGCCCTCCTGGGCGAGGTGGCCGAGGACCAAGGGGAGGCCCTCCTCCCCTACGCGGAGGACCTCCTCCTGGAGCGCCGGGAGGGGCGGCTGGTCTTCCACCCCTTGGTGCGCAGCGCCCTCAAGGGGCGGCTAGCCGCTTCCGAGGCCCGGGTGCTCCTCACCCAGGCCGCCGAGGAGGCCCTGGCCCGGGGCGAGGGGGTGCGGGCGGCGGAGTACCTCCTGGAGGCGGGGCGGGTGGGGCATGCCGCCGACCTCCTCCTGCGGCAAGGAAGGGCCTGGCTGGAACGCGGGCTCACCTACACCGTCTTGCGCCTTCTCGGCCACCTGCCGGAGGAGGTGCGCCGGGGCCGGCGGGGCCTCCTCCTCCTCGAGGCCGAGGCCCTGCGCCAGGCGGGCCGCTACGGGGAGGCGGAAGCCGCCTACCGCAAGGCCCTGGAGGCCGGGGAGGAACGGGCTTACCTGGGGCTGGTGCGGCTTTTCCTGGACACGGTGGAGCCCGCCCGGGCCAAGCCCTACCTGGAGGAGGCCCTAAAGCGCTTCCCCCAGGAGGGGAAGCCCCTCCTGGCGGAAAACCTCCTCAACGAGGGCCGCGCCGCCGAGGCCGCGGCCTTGGGCCTGGAGGGCCCCCGGCTCCTCCTCCGCCAGGGACGGCCCCAGGAGGCCTTGGCCCTCCTCCGGGAGGCCAAGGACCCGGGCCTCCACCGCCCCCCCCAGAACCACCGGGAGGGAAGCCTGCTCCGGGCCCTTCTGGAGTGCGTGGCGGGGGATGCGGAGGAAGGGCTGCGCTGGGCGGAACGGGGACGCTTGGAAGCCGAAGCCCTGGGAAGCCCCTTCGGCGTGAGCCTGGCCGAGGCCCGGCGGGGGCACGCCCTTTTAGCCCTCGGGCGATGGAAGGAGGCAGAGGAAGCCTATCGTGGGGCCCTGGCCTTGGCCGAGGGCGGGCCCGCCCGGCTCCAGGTGGAGGCCTTAGGGGGGCTGGCCGCCTTGGGGGCCCCCGGCGCCTTCGCGGAGATGGTGCGGCTAGCCCGGACCGCAGGGGACCTCTGGGTAGAGGGGTTTCTCACCCTCATGGTGGCCACGGCCCGCCTGCGGCAGGGGGAGGGCTTTCCCCTGCCCGCCCTCCCCCCCTTGGACCCCTTCCTCCAGGCCTTGGCGGAGGCCTATCCCTTCGGCGACGGCTGGGAGGGGCTTTTGCAGCGCTACCCCTTCCTGGAGGGGCGCACCCTTTTCGCCCCTCCCCTACCCCGGGTGCGCCGGGCCCTTTGGCGGCTGGGCCGGCTTTCCCTCCCCTACCATCCCGGGGTGCGGGTGGAGGTAAGGGCCCTGGGGGGCTTCGCCGTCTGGGTGGAGGGCCGGCCCGTGCGCTTCCGCCGGGAAAAGGCCCGGCTCCTTTTGGCCCTCCTCTCCGCCCGGGACTGGGAAAAGGAGGACCTCCTGGAGGCCCTGGATGTCTCCCCAGGGGAGTTCCGGGTGCTCTGGTGGGAGGTGCTCAACGCCCTGGAGCCGGGCAGGCCCCGGGGGGCGGAAGCCTACTTCCTCCGGGTGCGGCCCTACGGCCTCCGCCTCGAGGCCCCAGAGCTCTACCTGGACCTCCTGGACCCCCAAGCCCCCTTCGCCCCCCCCTACCGCGGCCTGGACCACCCTGCCCTGGACGAACGGGCCCAGGCCTACACCGAAGCCCGCCGGCACGCCCTCCTGCAAAGCCCCCGCCCCCAGGACTGGCTGGAGGCCTTGCGCCTGGACCCCCTGGAGGAGGAGGCCTGGGCCCGCCTGCAGGGCACCCCCTGGGCCGAGGAGGCCTCGCGCCTGCGGCAGGCCGCCCTGAGGGAGTTGGGGCTCTGAGGCTTGGCCTTGGCCCAGGAGGCCCTAGGCAGCCGGCCCGGTCTTTGGGGGTAAAAAGGGCCCCGCCCGCGGAAGTAAGGGCGGGCGGTCCTGGAGCTGGCGGGCCCGGAGGGATTCGAACCCCCGACCTACCGCTTAGAAGGCGGCTGCTCTGTCCCCTGAGCTACGGGCCCATGGACGAAGCCGGGGTGGGCTTCCACCCCGGCCCTCTTGGAGCGGGAGACGGGACTCGAACCCGCGACCCTCGGCTTGGAAGGCCGATGCTCTACCAACTGAGCTACTCCCGCGTGGTCGGGGCGGCCCGATTTGAACGGGCGACCCCCTGCTCCCAAAGCAGGTGCGCTACCGGCCTGCGCTACGCCCCGGGGCCAACGGCCACCCCAGAGGCCACGATAACACCTGCTTTCCAGAGGGTCAAGGCGTGCTATAATGGTCCTATGCATTTAGGTCCCGTGGAAATCCTCCTCATCCTCCTGATCATCCTGCTCCTCTTTGGGGCCAAAAAACTCCCCGAGCTGGCCCGGGGCATCGGCCAGTCGGCGCGGGAGTTTAAGAAGGGGCTCCAGGAAGGCGAGGAGAAAAGGGAAGAGCCTAAGGCCTAGGAACCTGGCCGGCCACGGGCATCCCCCCGGGGGCGTACAGGCGGTAGCCCGTGGGGCGCACGTAGGTGGCAAGGGCCAGTCCGTAGCGGCAGGCCAAGGCCACCGCAGGAAGGGTAGCCCCGGTACGGCTGGCCAGGAGGACCGCCCCCATGCCGATGGCCTTGGCGGCCATTTCCTGGCTTACCCGGCCGGTGGTGGCCACCAGGACCGGGGGCATAATCCCCTCCAGGAGCATGAAACCGGCCAGGCGGTCCACGGCGTTGTGGCGGCCAATATCCTCGTTCAGGTAGAGGAGGTGGCCGGAGAGGTCAAAAAGGGCAGCCCCGTGGATGCCCCGGGTCCGGGCGTAGCGGGCGGTGCCCTGGCGGAGCCGGGCCAGGAGGACTAGGGGAAGCTCGGGGTCCAGGGGCACCTGGGGCAGGGGGGCCAGCCGGGGCTCCCCGTAGCGGAGGCCGGCGGCGCAGCCGCTATCCCGCACCCCTAGGCCCCGCTGGGGGGCCTCGGGTAGGTCCACCAGGACCATCCCCTCCCCCACCCGCAGCCGCACCCCCTGGGGATGGGAAAGCGCCCCGCTCAGGAAAAGGTGGCCCACGGCCAGGTAAGCCTCGTCCCCCGGGGTGTAGCTGAAGGCCGACCAGGGCTCCCCATTGACCACCAGGACCAGGCG encodes:
- the tatA gene encoding twin-arginine translocase TatA/TatE family subunit, coding for MHLGPVEILLILLIILLLFGAKKLPELARGIGQSAREFKKGLQEGEEKREEPKA
- a CDS encoding formate dehydrogenase accessory sulfurtransferase FdhD, with translation MWRYQGGGFYPEDFPLPEEGRLVLVVNGEPWSAFSYTPGDEAYLAVGHLFLSGALSHPQGVRLRVGEGMVLVDLPEAPQRGLGVRDSGCAAGLRYGEPRLAPLPQVPLDPELPLVLLARLRQGTARYARTRGIHGAALFDLSGHLLYLNEDIGRHNAVDRLAGFMLLEGIMPPVLVATTGRVSQEMAAKAIGMGAVLLASRTGATLPAVALACRYGLALATYVRPTGYRLYAPGGMPVAGQVPRP
- a CDS encoding alpha/beta fold hydrolase, with the translated sequence MLSHLESGKGVPVVLVHGNFACKEWWRELLEDPPEGAWLLAPDLPGFGESPAPEGFSPSIPAYAEALRAFLREKGAEGAILVGHSLGGAVVMEAATEGTRGLLLVNPAPPSGLETPEAYYPILESYRENREALSQALAAMAPTRRPPWFPELVAKAQGMHPAHFQGNARALAAWRLGRPYPGPVLVVYGALDPLVTRGMAEATAAFFPRGRLRVLEGVGHSVNLENPGLFREILGEFLKEVAA
- a CDS encoding alpha/beta fold hydrolase; protein product: MARLRYRLEGEGPGVVLLNGLFQRLESWDPVVPHLSGYTLLRYDMRGQGESEAPHGPYTPGVHAEDLLQLLEGLGLENPVLVGLSNGGVVALTAALQAPGRFRGLVLCCTTPYLDAALRAKAESWLWALRAGGTPLRLRVALPWVFGKGFLNAHPELLTPEGLAPLLAQAPTEAAQERLLLGFLSLGDLRPRLASLALPARVLYGEEDLLFPGEYAAALAQALGARLEALPAGHAAPLEAPLAFAQAVRQFLEEVYA
- a CDS encoding tetratricopeptide repeat protein, giving the protein MPYPVPPSRLLPPRTAKEVRRSRPLRLLEEALSHSPGAVLAAGAGFGKTTLATEVPGVYLSLAEEAQDPAVFLWHLLAAYRSRAPLAQVEELLEAGAWPRALEALLQGLKPLGPHFLVLDEAHRAESPGTLKVLTGLLRLPHLRLLVLSRRTTPFAFLTVLGERELAFDPEEACQLAKALAPELPAFEVERALSLVKGWPLGLRVVLLAMRRGLKPELALESGEGLLAYLAHSLPLEVLEVASRLALLGEVAEDQGEALLPYAEDLLLERREGRLVFHPLVRSALKGRLAASEARVLLTQAAEEALARGEGVRAAEYLLEAGRVGHAADLLLRQGRAWLERGLTYTVLRLLGHLPEEVRRGRRGLLLLEAEALRQAGRYGEAEAAYRKALEAGEERAYLGLVRLFLDTVEPARAKPYLEEALKRFPQEGKPLLAENLLNEGRAAEAAALGLEGPRLLLRQGRPQEALALLREAKDPGLHRPPQNHREGSLLRALLECVAGDAEEGLRWAERGRLEAEALGSPFGVSLAEARRGHALLALGRWKEAEEAYRGALALAEGGPARLQVEALGGLAALGAPGAFAEMVRLARTAGDLWVEGFLTLMVATARLRQGEGFPLPALPPLDPFLQALAEAYPFGDGWEGLLQRYPFLEGRTLFAPPLPRVRRALWRLGRLSLPYHPGVRVEVRALGGFAVWVEGRPVRFRREKARLLLALLSARDWEKEDLLEALDVSPGEFRVLWWEVLNALEPGRPRGAEAYFLRVRPYGLRLEAPELYLDLLDPQAPFAPPYRGLDHPALDERAQAYTEARRHALLQSPRPQDWLEALRLDPLEEEAWARLQGTPWAEEASRLRQAALRELGL
- a CDS encoding 3-oxoacyl-ACP synthase, with translation MYVRSLGVYLPEGRMDAEEIARRSGLPREVVVEKLGIVQKPVPGPSDHPAAMAAWAAKAALEAAGFPGERVDWVLSMVEEYKDYPVWATAPYLALQVGAMGARGLDLNQKCASLMGALEVARGLFATREGVGAVLVAGGYRNGDLVDYQDPQTRFLYDLAAGGGAILLTREGPGLRVLGLAHRMDPSLALSVKVPVGGTRAPLTPETLGEFRLRVEDPAFMKARLDATSIPTFLEVVREALAEAGYAEADLDYLALLHMKRSAHRAVLEGLGLGPEQSLYLERFGHLGQLDPILSLKLAWEAGRLREGSLVALAAAGVGYFYGAAVLRLEGGLYA